One genomic region from Amycolatopsis sp. FBCC-B4732 encodes:
- a CDS encoding biotin transporter BioY, translating to MSSLSFAGKRPVLADLVPGSLVRDIALVAGGAVLTGAAAQLTIPVPGSPVPMTGQTFAALLVGASLGMSRGAASMLVYLLVGAVGVPWFQHGTAGLSGASAGYIVGFVFAGALVGALAGRGGDRTPVRTAGTMVLGNLVIYAFGVPWLMASTGFDLSTAFAKGVTPFLVGDAIKIVVAAGLLPLTWKLVSGRKQD from the coding sequence GTGTCTTCGCTGTCCTTCGCCGGCAAGCGGCCCGTGCTGGCCGACCTCGTCCCCGGCTCGCTCGTCCGGGACATCGCGCTGGTCGCCGGCGGTGCCGTGCTCACCGGCGCCGCCGCGCAGCTGACCATCCCGGTGCCGGGCAGCCCGGTGCCGATGACCGGCCAGACGTTCGCCGCGCTGCTCGTCGGTGCGTCGCTCGGCATGTCGCGCGGTGCCGCGTCGATGCTGGTGTACCTGCTGGTCGGCGCCGTCGGCGTGCCGTGGTTCCAGCACGGCACCGCGGGCCTGTCCGGCGCGAGCGCCGGCTACATCGTCGGGTTCGTCTTCGCCGGCGCGCTGGTCGGCGCCCTCGCCGGCCGCGGCGGCGACCGGACGCCGGTGCGCACCGCGGGCACGATGGTGCTCGGCAACCTCGTGATCTACGCCTTCGGCGTGCCGTGGCTGATGGCGTCGACCGGGTTCGACCTGTCGACGGCGTTCGCCAAGGGCGTCACGCCGTTCCTCGTCGGGGACGCGATCAAGATCGTCGTGGCGGCGGGTCTGCTGCCGCTCACCTGGAAGCTCGTCTCGGGCCGCAAGCAGGACTGA
- a CDS encoding choice-of-anchor P family protein: MLAVTTLTAPLLAAAAAGASTGWASSGSLDVTIDNEHVVTGELAKCTVDGPYSARTQGGATGDVAAFGMGESGCGRSGAVSVAQASGHRFEATVLKRYGGPVITVRTFSAKCATSETGSGGEVSIGAVQGITVPAQIPPNHRIVIPGGAAGTALATVVLNETVTPQPPDGSLVTHAVHIELFPQGGPASGDIYLGTAACDPYGKK, encoded by the coding sequence TTGCTGGCGGTGACGACGCTGACCGCGCCGCTCCTGGCCGCCGCGGCAGCCGGCGCGTCCACCGGATGGGCGTCTTCGGGCTCGCTGGACGTGACCATCGACAACGAGCACGTCGTCACCGGTGAGCTGGCGAAGTGCACCGTGGACGGGCCGTACAGCGCGCGGACGCAGGGTGGCGCGACGGGCGACGTCGCCGCGTTCGGGATGGGCGAGTCCGGCTGTGGCCGCTCGGGGGCCGTCTCGGTCGCGCAGGCGTCCGGGCACCGGTTCGAGGCCACCGTGCTCAAGCGCTACGGCGGCCCGGTGATCACCGTGCGCACCTTCTCCGCGAAGTGCGCGACGAGCGAGACCGGCAGCGGCGGCGAGGTGTCCATCGGCGCCGTCCAGGGGATCACCGTGCCCGCGCAGATCCCGCCGAACCACCGGATCGTCATCCCCGGCGGGGCCGCGGGCACCGCGCTGGCGACGGTGGTCCTCAACGAGACCGTGACGCCCCAGCCGCCGGACGGCAGCCTGGTGACGCACGCGGTGCACATCGAGCTGTTCCCGCAGGGCGGCCCGGCCAGCGGCGACATCTACCTGGGCACGGCGGCCTGCGACCCGTACGGCAAGAAGTAA
- a CDS encoding bifunctional 4-hydroxy-2-oxoglutarate aldolase/2-dehydro-3-deoxy-phosphogluconate aldolase, translating to MKDLRAALAEHRLVAILRASDASRFADAAMVLHAAGVRLLEATLTTPGAPAAITALRLALGEDALIGAGSVREPSDVDTAVDAGAAYLITPTVNPAVLERAAELATPVVCGALTPTEIDQAWRLGAAAVKVFPIAAAGGVAYLRAVRAPLPDVPLVPTGGVHLADVESYLRSGAIAVAAATPLLGDALSPGGSLPDLATRAGEFVAAASRFAPQSRTFT from the coding sequence GTGAAGGACCTGCGGGCCGCGCTGGCGGAACACCGGCTCGTCGCGATCCTGCGGGCTTCGGACGCGTCGCGGTTCGCCGACGCGGCGATGGTGCTGCACGCGGCGGGCGTCCGCCTGCTCGAAGCGACGCTGACGACGCCGGGCGCGCCCGCGGCGATCACCGCGCTGCGCCTGGCCCTCGGCGAAGACGCGCTGATCGGCGCGGGCAGCGTCCGCGAACCGTCCGATGTGGACACCGCGGTCGACGCCGGCGCGGCGTACCTGATCACCCCGACGGTCAACCCGGCGGTGCTGGAACGCGCCGCCGAGCTGGCCACCCCGGTGGTCTGCGGCGCGCTCACGCCGACCGAGATCGACCAGGCGTGGCGCCTCGGCGCGGCGGCGGTGAAGGTGTTCCCGATCGCGGCCGCCGGCGGCGTCGCGTACCTGCGCGCGGTCCGGGCGCCGCTGCCGGACGTCCCGCTGGTCCCGACCGGCGGCGTCCACCTGGCCGACGTCGAGTCCTACCTGCGCTCGGGCGCGATCGCGGTCGCGGCGGCGACCCCGCTGCTGGGCGACGCGCTCAGCCCGGGCGGCAGCCTCCCGGACCTGGCCACCCGCGCGGGCGAGTTCGTCGCAGCGGCCTCCCGCTTTGCGCCGCAAAGCCGCACTTTCACGTGA
- a CDS encoding isochorismatase family protein yields MGTALIVVDVQNDFCEGGSLGLPGGAAAAAGISKQAAEGGYSHVVATRDNHIDPGDHFSETPDFKDSWPVHCVAGTPGASFHAALDVVPIGEVFSKGEYSAAYSGFEGAARDGKSLEAWLREHDVTDVDVVGIATDFCVRATALDAAKAGFGVRVLLDLTVGGSQPTVDATLKDFDEAGVSYTGTAAVPPAS; encoded by the coding sequence ATGGGGACCGCGCTGATCGTGGTGGACGTGCAGAACGACTTCTGCGAAGGGGGTTCGCTCGGCCTGCCGGGCGGGGCCGCCGCGGCCGCCGGCATCTCGAAGCAGGCCGCCGAGGGCGGGTACAGCCACGTGGTGGCCACCCGGGACAACCACATCGACCCGGGCGACCACTTCAGCGAGACGCCCGACTTCAAGGACAGCTGGCCGGTGCACTGCGTCGCCGGCACGCCGGGTGCGTCGTTCCACGCCGCGCTCGACGTCGTCCCGATCGGCGAGGTGTTCTCGAAGGGCGAGTACAGCGCCGCCTACTCCGGCTTCGAGGGCGCGGCCCGCGACGGGAAGTCCCTGGAGGCGTGGCTGCGCGAGCACGACGTCACCGACGTCGACGTCGTCGGCATCGCGACGGACTTCTGCGTCCGCGCGACGGCGCTCGACGCGGCGAAGGCGGGCTTCGGCGTGCGGGTGCTGCTGGACCTGACGGTCGGCGGCTCGCAGCCGACCGTCGACGCGACGCTGAAGGACTTCGACGAGGCGGGCGTCTCCTACACGGGCACCGCCGCGGTGCCGCCGGCCTCGTGA
- a CDS encoding nicotinate phosphoribosyltransferase, whose protein sequence is MGSPEPVTASTALLTDHYELTMLGSALADGTAERPCVFEVFARRLPAGRRYGVVAGTARVLDAIADFRFTDAELAQLEATAVVDDATLSWLAGYEFSGDLDGYAEGELYFPGSPILTVTGSFAECVLLETLVLSILNHDSAIASAAARMSGAAHGRPIIEMGGRRTHEYAAVAAARAAYLAGFATTSNLEAGRRYGIPTRGTVAHAFMLLHDSEEAAFRAQVGKMGADTTLLVDTYDITAGIETAVRVAGPELGAIRIDSGDVGPLARRAREQLDALGAKDTRIVVSGDLDEHAIAALRAEPVDAYGVGTSVVTGSGAPTAGMVYKLVEVDGKPVAKRSAHKESRGGRKSALRRHRGTGTAVEEVVWTTAATAPAPEANDRPLQIPLIRAGRTEADLPTLDDARQRLRRGLVSLPWEGLKLSHGEPAIPTLFL, encoded by the coding sequence ATGGGTTCACCGGAGCCGGTCACGGCCAGCACTGCGCTGCTCACCGACCACTACGAGCTGACCATGCTGGGCAGCGCGCTCGCCGACGGGACGGCCGAGCGGCCCTGCGTGTTCGAGGTCTTCGCGAGGAGGCTGCCGGCCGGGCGGCGCTACGGCGTCGTCGCGGGCACCGCGCGCGTGCTCGACGCGATCGCGGACTTCCGCTTCACCGACGCCGAACTGGCGCAGCTGGAAGCGACCGCGGTCGTCGACGACGCGACGCTGTCCTGGCTCGCCGGCTACGAGTTCTCGGGTGACCTCGACGGTTACGCCGAGGGCGAACTGTACTTCCCGGGCTCGCCGATCCTGACCGTCACCGGCTCGTTCGCCGAGTGCGTTTTGCTGGAGACGCTGGTCCTGTCGATCCTCAACCACGACAGCGCGATCGCGTCGGCGGCGGCCCGGATGTCCGGCGCCGCGCACGGCCGCCCGATCATCGAGATGGGCGGGCGCCGGACGCACGAGTACGCGGCGGTCGCGGCCGCGCGCGCCGCGTACCTGGCGGGCTTCGCGACGACGTCCAACCTCGAAGCAGGCCGCCGCTACGGCATCCCGACGCGCGGCACCGTCGCGCACGCCTTCATGCTGCTGCACGACAGCGAGGAAGCGGCCTTCCGCGCCCAGGTCGGGAAGATGGGCGCGGACACGACGCTGCTGGTCGACACCTACGACATCACCGCCGGCATCGAGACGGCGGTCCGCGTCGCCGGCCCGGAGCTCGGCGCGATCCGGATCGACTCCGGCGACGTCGGCCCGCTCGCCCGCCGCGCCCGCGAGCAGCTGGACGCCCTCGGCGCGAAGGACACCCGGATCGTCGTCTCCGGCGACCTCGACGAGCACGCCATCGCGGCGCTGCGCGCGGAGCCGGTGGACGCGTACGGCGTCGGCACCTCGGTGGTCACCGGGTCCGGCGCGCCGACCGCCGGCATGGTCTACAAGCTGGTCGAGGTGGACGGCAAGCCGGTCGCCAAGCGCAGCGCGCACAAGGAGTCCCGCGGCGGCCGCAAGTCCGCGCTGCGGCGCCACCGCGGCACCGGCACGGCGGTCGAGGAGGTCGTCTGGACCACGGCGGCGACCGCGCCGGCCCCCGAGGCCAACGACCGGCCGCTGCAGATCCCGCTGATCCGCGCTGGCCGCACGGAGGCCGACCTGCCTACGCTCGACGATGCCAGGCAACGGCTGCGCCGCGGCCTGGTCAGCCTGCCGTGGGAGGGCCTCAAGCTCTCGCACGGCGAGCCCGCCATCCCGACACTCTTCCTCTGA
- the clpS gene encoding ATP-dependent Clp protease adapter ClpS, producing MSTPVASEQTQVEPAGAEVAESDTPWRTVVWNDPVNLMSYVTYVFQKLFGYSRDHATKLMLDVHQKGKAIVSSGSKEKVETDVAKLHAAGLWATMEQTS from the coding sequence ATGTCCACGCCTGTCGCATCCGAACAGACGCAGGTCGAGCCGGCCGGCGCCGAAGTCGCCGAGTCGGACACCCCCTGGCGGACCGTGGTCTGGAACGACCCGGTGAACCTGATGTCGTACGTGACGTACGTCTTCCAGAAGCTGTTCGGCTACAGCCGCGACCACGCCACCAAGCTGATGCTCGACGTGCACCAGAAGGGCAAGGCGATCGTGTCGTCCGGCAGCAAGGAGAAGGTGGAGACGGACGTGGCGAAACTCCACGCCGCCGGCCTGTGGGCCACCATGGAGCAGACCTCGTGA
- a CDS encoding DUF2017 domain-containing protein, whose protein sequence is MNGWRRKGAVIHAGFEQQEAAVLRGLVSQLEDMLTARAEEAPQDELAELTGIRTGPTESPDDPVLSRLLPDFHKLDPDNPTREDLDSASAMRSLHEPELLDIKVGVAKIVLDTLPRDGGHVRLTEEQADAWLGALNDVRLALGTALDVTEDMPDELPEDDPRAPHLGVYHWLTWVQETLIQALTG, encoded by the coding sequence GTGAACGGCTGGCGGCGCAAGGGCGCGGTCATCCACGCCGGGTTCGAGCAGCAGGAGGCGGCCGTCCTGCGCGGGCTGGTCAGCCAGCTCGAGGACATGCTCACCGCGCGCGCCGAGGAGGCGCCGCAGGACGAGCTCGCCGAGCTGACCGGCATCCGGACCGGGCCCACCGAGTCCCCGGACGACCCGGTGCTCTCGCGGCTGCTCCCGGACTTCCACAAGCTCGACCCGGACAACCCGACCCGCGAAGACCTCGACTCGGCGTCGGCGATGCGCTCGCTGCACGAGCCGGAGCTGCTGGACATCAAGGTCGGCGTGGCGAAGATCGTGCTCGACACGCTGCCCCGCGACGGCGGCCACGTCCGGCTCACCGAAGAGCAGGCCGATGCCTGGCTGGGCGCGCTCAACGACGTCCGGCTGGCGCTGGGCACGGCGCTCGACGTCACCGAAGACATGCCCGACGAGCTGCCCGAGGACGACCCGCGGGCGCCGCACCTGGGCGTCTACCACTGGCTGACCTGGGTGCAGGAGACGCTGATCCAGGCGCTGACGGGATGA
- a CDS encoding P1 family peptidase, giving the protein MITDVPGVLVGHHERVGDGWATGTTVVLVPGGAVGAVDQRGGAPGTRETNLLEPENLVQRVNAVCLSGGSAYGLAAADGVMRWLAERNLGFPVGAHPHEVVPIVPAAVLFDLPRSEWGNRPDATFGYEACSAAAPSFAEGTVGAGAGAAVGSLKGGIGSASEVVGEFTVGALAAVNAAGEAVDLSTGRAYAADHGDFGVTWPSRAASLPSRRTDLNTTIGVVAVDAALAKAEARRIAVAAQDGLARAVRPAHTMFDGDTVFALATGEHELPDASGPFGAAARPAALDALCSAAARVFARAMVRGLLAATTAGGVPAYRDVWPEAFG; this is encoded by the coding sequence ATGATCACCGACGTCCCCGGCGTGCTGGTCGGGCACCACGAGCGGGTCGGCGACGGCTGGGCCACCGGGACGACGGTGGTGCTGGTGCCCGGCGGCGCGGTCGGGGCCGTCGACCAGCGCGGGGGCGCGCCCGGCACGCGGGAGACGAACCTGCTGGAGCCGGAGAACCTGGTGCAGCGGGTCAACGCGGTGTGCCTGTCGGGCGGGTCGGCGTACGGCCTGGCCGCGGCGGACGGCGTGATGCGGTGGCTCGCGGAGCGGAACCTGGGCTTCCCGGTCGGCGCGCACCCGCACGAGGTGGTGCCGATCGTGCCCGCGGCGGTGCTGTTCGACCTGCCGCGCAGCGAGTGGGGCAACCGGCCGGACGCGACCTTCGGGTACGAAGCCTGCTCGGCTGCCGCTCCTTCGTTCGCGGAGGGGACGGTCGGTGCGGGTGCGGGGGCCGCCGTGGGGTCGTTGAAGGGCGGGATCGGCTCGGCGAGCGAGGTCGTCGGCGAGTTCACCGTCGGGGCGCTGGCGGCGGTCAACGCGGCGGGCGAGGCGGTGGACCTCTCGACGGGCCGGGCCTACGCGGCCGACCACGGGGACTTCGGCGTGACGTGGCCTTCGCGGGCCGCTTCGCTGCCGTCTCGCCGGACCGACCTGAACACGACGATCGGCGTGGTCGCGGTGGACGCGGCGCTGGCGAAGGCCGAGGCCCGGCGGATCGCGGTCGCGGCCCAGGACGGGCTGGCGCGGGCCGTGCGCCCGGCGCACACGATGTTCGACGGCGACACGGTGTTCGCGCTGGCCACGGGCGAGCACGAGCTCCCGGACGCGAGCGGCCCGTTCGGCGCGGCGGCGCGCCCGGCGGCGCTGGACGCGCTGTGCTCGGCGGCGGCGCGGGTGTTCGCGCGGGCGATGGTGCGCGGCCTGCTGGCGGCCACGACCGCGGGCGGGGTGCCGGCCTACCGGGACGTGTGGCCGGAAGCGTTCGGCTGA
- a CDS encoding Mov34/MPN/PAD-1 family protein yields the protein MLRIRRELVDEIVAHARRDHPDEACGVIAGPEGSDSPERLIPMLNAARSPTFYEFDSADLLKLYRELDANDEVPVVIYHSHTATEAYPSRTDANIAAEPDAHYVLVSTRDPEVHEFRSYRIVDAEITEEPVEIVD from the coding sequence GTGCTCCGGATTCGCCGTGAACTCGTCGACGAGATCGTCGCCCACGCCCGCCGTGACCACCCCGACGAGGCGTGCGGGGTGATCGCCGGGCCGGAGGGGTCGGATTCGCCCGAGCGGCTCATCCCCATGCTGAACGCGGCCCGCTCGCCGACGTTCTACGAATTCGACTCCGCCGACCTGCTGAAGCTCTACCGCGAGCTGGACGCGAACGACGAGGTCCCGGTGGTCATCTACCACTCGCACACCGCGACCGAGGCGTACCCGTCGCGGACCGACGCGAACATCGCGGCCGAGCCCGACGCGCACTACGTGCTCGTCTCCACCCGCGACCCCGAAGTGCACGAGTTCCGGTCGTACCGGATCGTGGACGCCGAGATCACCGAGGAGCCGGTCGAGATCGTCGACTGA
- a CDS encoding MoaD/ThiS family protein, with protein MAVTVSIPTILRTHTGGEKSVEAKGATVLEIIDDVESRHAGIKARLVKEEKLHRFINVYVNDEDVRFSGGLEAEVKDGDTLTILPAVAGG; from the coding sequence ATGGCCGTGACCGTCTCCATCCCGACGATCCTGCGCACCCACACCGGCGGCGAGAAGTCCGTCGAGGCGAAGGGCGCGACCGTGCTCGAGATCATCGACGACGTCGAGTCCCGGCACGCCGGCATCAAGGCGCGCCTGGTCAAGGAGGAGAAGCTGCACCGCTTCATCAACGTCTACGTCAACGACGAGGACGTGCGCTTCTCCGGTGGCCTCGAGGCCGAGGTCAAGGACGGCGACACCCTGACCATCCTGCCCGCCGTGGCCGGTGGCTGA
- a CDS encoding PLP-dependent cysteine synthase family protein, producing MARFESLLDALGGTPLVGLPRLSPTHDVRLWAKLEDRNPTGSIKDRPALAMIQAAEREGKLRRGSTILEPTSGNTGIALAMAAKLKGYGLVCVMPENTSTERKQLLQAYGARIVFSPAAGGSNEAVRRAKELSEANPDWVMLYQYGNPANAEAHYRGTGPELLKDLPTLTHFVGGLGTTGTLVGCGRYLHEAKPDVQIIAAEPRYGELVYGLRNLDEGFVPELYDPSVLNGRYSVGAYDALRRTRELLEHEGIFAGISTGAVLHAALAVAEKAAARGEAADVAFVVADAGWKYLSTGAYAGSLDEAAERLDGQLWA from the coding sequence ATGGCTCGCTTCGAGTCCCTGCTCGACGCGCTCGGCGGCACCCCGCTGGTCGGGCTGCCCCGGCTCTCGCCCACGCACGACGTGCGCCTGTGGGCGAAGCTGGAGGACCGCAACCCGACCGGCTCGATCAAGGACCGCCCCGCGCTGGCCATGATCCAAGCCGCCGAGCGCGAGGGCAAGCTCCGGCGCGGCTCCACGATCCTGGAGCCGACGTCGGGCAACACCGGCATCGCGCTGGCCATGGCCGCCAAGCTCAAGGGCTACGGACTGGTCTGCGTCATGCCGGAGAACACCTCGACCGAGCGCAAGCAGCTGCTGCAGGCCTACGGCGCGCGGATCGTCTTCTCGCCCGCCGCGGGCGGGTCGAACGAGGCCGTCCGGCGGGCGAAGGAACTGTCCGAGGCCAACCCGGACTGGGTGATGCTCTACCAGTACGGCAACCCGGCCAACGCCGAAGCGCACTACCGCGGCACCGGTCCGGAGCTGCTCAAGGACCTGCCGACGCTGACGCACTTCGTCGGCGGCCTCGGCACGACCGGCACGCTGGTCGGCTGCGGGCGGTACCTGCACGAGGCCAAGCCGGACGTCCAGATCATCGCGGCCGAACCGCGCTACGGCGAGCTGGTGTACGGCCTGCGCAACCTCGACGAGGGGTTCGTGCCGGAGCTCTACGACCCCAGCGTGCTGAACGGGCGGTACTCGGTGGGCGCGTACGACGCGCTTCGCCGGACGCGTGAGCTGCTGGAGCACGAGGGCATCTTCGCGGGCATCTCGACGGGCGCGGTGCTGCACGCGGCGCTCGCCGTCGCCGAGAAGGCCGCGGCTCGCGGCGAAGCGGCCGACGTCGCCTTCGTCGTGGCCGACGCCGGGTGGAAGTACCTCTCGACCGGTGCTTACGCCGGTTCGCTGGACGAAGCGGCGGAGCGGCTCGACGGGCAGCTCTGGGCCTGA
- a CDS encoding MBL fold metallo-hydrolase, whose amino-acid sequence MPELRTAFAGVSNVLVSDGASAVLVDGFFSRPSVLKLATRVAPDRARIDDALRRLGVTELDAVLVSHSHVDHALDAPVVAKLTGATLGGSPSTRRIQEGYGLADEPFEELVPGQPVEFGAFTVTPVDARHSDGDRVPGEITGPVRPPAKAKAFKTGRCYSFHIAHAAGSVLVHASANFVPGALAGHPADVVYLGIGAAGKKTEGWREEYWRETVGAVGARTVRPVHWDAFWRPLSKPIKLLPKVLDDLSTTMATFERLAEADGVGLALPELWKAE is encoded by the coding sequence ATGCCCGAACTGCGGACGGCGTTTGCCGGGGTCTCGAACGTGCTGGTCAGCGACGGTGCGTCGGCCGTGCTGGTCGACGGTTTCTTCTCGCGGCCGTCGGTGCTGAAGCTGGCGACGCGGGTGGCGCCCGACCGCGCCCGGATCGACGACGCGCTGCGCCGCCTCGGCGTCACGGAGCTGGACGCCGTCCTCGTTTCGCACTCGCACGTCGACCACGCACTGGACGCGCCGGTGGTCGCGAAGCTGACCGGCGCCACGCTGGGCGGCTCGCCGTCGACGCGGCGGATCCAGGAGGGCTACGGCCTGGCGGACGAGCCGTTCGAAGAGCTGGTTCCGGGGCAGCCGGTGGAGTTCGGGGCGTTCACCGTGACCCCCGTCGACGCCCGCCACAGCGACGGCGACCGGGTGCCCGGCGAGATCACCGGGCCGGTCCGGCCGCCGGCGAAGGCCAAGGCGTTCAAGACCGGGCGCTGCTACTCGTTCCACATCGCCCACGCGGCGGGCAGCGTCCTGGTCCACGCCTCGGCGAACTTCGTGCCCGGTGCACTGGCCGGCCACCCCGCGGACGTGGTCTACCTCGGCATCGGCGCGGCGGGGAAGAAGACCGAGGGCTGGCGCGAGGAGTACTGGCGGGAGACCGTCGGCGCGGTCGGCGCCCGGACCGTCCGGCCGGTGCACTGGGACGCCTTCTGGCGGCCGCTGAGCAAGCCGATCAAGCTCCTGCCGAAGGTCTTGGACGACCTGAGTACCACGATGGCGACGTTCGAGCGGCTGGCCGAGGCCGACGGGGTCGGCCTCGCCCTGCCCGAACTCTGGAAAGCGGAGTAG
- a CDS encoding aspartate/glutamate racemase family protein, with the protein MKVIGLLGGMSWESSGEYYRLVNERVKTVLGGFHSAHTVLYSVDFAEIERMQADGRWDDAGAELNRAAKALEAAGAGFVVLCTNTMHKVADRLEDGLGIPLLHLADATAAAVRAAGIRRVGLLGTGFTMGQPFYRDRLAAHGLDVLVPPVEDRDLVHRVIYDELVLGVVEPASREAYRAVIARLVEAGAEGVIYGCTEIELLVGPEDASVPTFPTTRLHAEAAVDYALGTTSLPLPPT; encoded by the coding sequence ATGAAGGTCATCGGGTTGCTGGGCGGGATGAGCTGGGAATCCTCCGGCGAGTACTACCGGCTCGTGAACGAACGGGTGAAAACCGTGCTCGGCGGGTTCCACTCGGCGCACACCGTGCTCTATTCCGTCGACTTCGCCGAAATCGAGCGCATGCAGGCCGACGGCCGCTGGGACGACGCCGGCGCCGAGCTGAACCGCGCGGCCAAGGCGCTCGAAGCGGCCGGTGCCGGCTTCGTCGTGCTCTGCACCAACACCATGCACAAGGTCGCCGACCGGCTCGAAGACGGCCTCGGCATCCCGCTGCTGCACCTCGCCGACGCCACCGCCGCGGCCGTGCGGGCCGCCGGGATCCGCCGGGTCGGCCTGCTCGGCACCGGGTTCACCATGGGACAGCCCTTCTACCGCGACCGCCTCGCCGCGCACGGCCTCGACGTGCTCGTGCCGCCGGTCGAAGACCGCGACCTCGTGCACCGGGTGATCTACGACGAGCTGGTGCTCGGGGTCGTCGAACCCGCCTCGCGCGAGGCCTACCGCGCGGTGATCGCGCGGCTCGTCGAGGCCGGTGCCGAAGGCGTCATCTACGGCTGCACCGAGATCGAGCTGCTGGTCGGCCCCGAAGACGCCTCGGTGCCGACCTTCCCCACGACCCGCCTGCACGCCGAAGCGGCGGTGGACTACGCGCTGGGCACCACCTCGCTGCCCTTGCCGCCGACGTGA
- a CDS encoding arylamine N-acetyltransferase: MDVTGYLARLGLDPEPPSLAALRRLHAAHVERVPYEALEVQLGRPTPLDPAASLARILRGRGGYCYHLNGAFSALLHALGYRVTRHLGGVQGSAADAPNVDRNHLALTVTGLPDAPETAWLADTGLGDGPHEPLPLREGTYVQGPHTYRLRPSAVAPGGWRFEHDPSGSFTGMDFAPGVAEMADFAAKHAWLSSAPESGFVRVCVLQRRDAAGVDTLRALTLDRHGAKELIESPGDWWAAAGDVYGIPAALFTDEERERLWRRCVAQHEAHVGGKGSEVVPSA; the protein is encoded by the coding sequence ATGGACGTCACCGGTTACCTCGCGCGGCTCGGGCTCGATCCCGAGCCGCCGAGCCTCGCCGCCCTGAGGCGGCTGCACGCGGCGCACGTCGAACGCGTGCCCTACGAAGCGCTGGAGGTCCAGCTCGGGCGGCCGACCCCGCTCGACCCGGCGGCCTCGCTGGCGCGGATCCTGCGCGGCCGCGGCGGGTACTGCTACCACCTCAACGGCGCTTTTTCCGCGCTGCTGCACGCCCTCGGCTACCGGGTGACCCGGCACCTGGGCGGGGTGCAGGGCAGCGCGGCGGACGCGCCGAACGTCGACCGGAACCACCTGGCGCTGACGGTCACCGGGCTGCCGGACGCGCCGGAGACGGCGTGGCTGGCCGACACCGGTCTCGGCGACGGCCCGCACGAGCCGCTCCCCCTCCGGGAAGGCACCTACGTGCAGGGCCCGCACACCTACCGGCTGCGGCCGTCCGCGGTGGCGCCGGGCGGCTGGCGGTTCGAGCACGACCCCTCGGGCAGCTTCACCGGCATGGATTTCGCGCCCGGCGTCGCGGAGATGGCCGACTTCGCGGCGAAGCACGCTTGGCTGTCGAGCGCGCCGGAGTCCGGGTTCGTGCGGGTCTGCGTGCTGCAACGGCGGGACGCGGCGGGTGTGGACACCCTGCGCGCCTTGACGTTGGACCGCCACGGCGCCAAGGAGCTGATCGAGTCACCCGGCGACTGGTGGGCGGCCGCCGGTGACGTCTACGGCATCCCGGCGGCGCTCTTCACGGACGAGGAGCGCGAGCGGCTGTGGCGGCGGTGCGTCGCCCAGCACGAGGCTCACGTCGGCGGCAAGGGCAGCGAGGTGGTGCCCAGCGCGTAG
- a CDS encoding rhomboid family intramembrane serine protease → MSTPIPAPETDAAKRVLPPRPKAAALVALSFTLLLYLVELVDVILPGDLDQGGIHSRELSGLDGVLFAPVLHAGWSHLFANTVPVLLFSFLAMAAGIGRFALVTAIIWVVSGLGVWLIGPANAVTVGASGLAFGWLAYLLVRGIFNRAAGQILVAVVLLGVWSGMLAGLLPGNPGVSWQGHVFGALAGVLAAWLTSRRSRKAVPAAAGSLEA, encoded by the coding sequence GTGAGCACACCGATCCCCGCCCCGGAAACCGACGCCGCCAAGCGCGTGCTGCCGCCGCGACCGAAGGCGGCCGCGCTCGTCGCGCTGTCGTTCACCCTGCTGCTCTACCTGGTCGAGCTGGTGGACGTGATCCTGCCCGGCGACCTGGACCAGGGCGGCATCCATTCGCGGGAGCTGTCCGGGCTGGACGGCGTGCTGTTCGCGCCGGTGCTGCACGCCGGCTGGTCGCACCTGTTCGCGAACACCGTGCCGGTGCTGCTGTTCTCCTTCCTCGCGATGGCCGCCGGGATCGGCCGGTTCGCCCTGGTCACGGCCATCATCTGGGTGGTGTCCGGACTCGGGGTGTGGCTGATCGGGCCGGCCAACGCGGTCACCGTCGGCGCGTCCGGGCTGGCCTTCGGCTGGCTCGCCTACCTGCTGGTGCGCGGCATCTTCAACCGCGCGGCCGGGCAGATCCTCGTCGCCGTCGTCCTGCTGGGCGTGTGGAGCGGCATGCTGGCCGGGCTGCTGCCGGGCAACCCCGGCGTCTCCTGGCAGGGCCACGTCTTCGGCGCGCTCGCCGGCGTCCTCGCCGCGTGGCTGACCAGCCGCCGGTCGCGCAAGGCCGTGCCGGCGGCAGCAGGTAGCCTCGAAGCGTGA